One stretch of Fictibacillus sp. b24 DNA includes these proteins:
- the sigG gene encoding RNA polymerase sporulation sigma factor SigG: MTRNKVEICGVDTSKLPVLKNPEMRILFDKMHKGDPDARETLVNGNLRLVLSVIQRFNNRGEHVDDLFQVGCIGLMKSIDNFDLGQNVKFSTYAVPMIIGEIRRYLRDNNPIRVSRSLRDIAYKALQVRDQLMNKLSREPTAQQIAEALDVPKEEVVFALDAIQDPVSLFEPIYNDGGDPIFVMDQISDDKAKDMQWIEEIALKEGMRRLNDREKMILTMRFFQGKTQMEVADEIGISQAQVSRLEKAAISQMNKNIQSS, translated from the coding sequence TTGACAAGAAATAAAGTTGAGATTTGCGGAGTTGACACATCAAAGCTTCCTGTTTTAAAAAATCCAGAGATGCGAATTCTTTTTGATAAGATGCATAAGGGTGACCCTGATGCACGCGAAACTTTGGTTAACGGAAACCTCAGACTCGTTCTGAGTGTAATTCAGCGATTCAACAACCGCGGAGAGCATGTTGATGATTTATTTCAAGTTGGTTGTATTGGACTTATGAAGTCTATCGACAATTTTGATCTAGGTCAGAATGTTAAGTTTTCTACCTATGCAGTGCCAATGATCATCGGTGAAATTCGCCGTTATCTTCGAGACAATAACCCGATTCGAGTTTCAAGAAGCTTAAGGGATATCGCTTATAAAGCACTGCAAGTTCGTGACCAGCTTATGAACAAATTATCTCGGGAACCAACAGCACAACAAATTGCAGAAGCACTTGATGTTCCAAAAGAAGAAGTAGTGTTTGCTCTTGATGCAATCCAAGATCCGGTTTCGCTTTTTGAACCGATCTATAACGATGGTGGAGATCCGATATTCGTAATGGACCAAATCAGTGATGATAAGGCAAAGGATATGCAATGGATTGAAGAAATCGCGTTAAAAGAAGGAATGCGGCGCTTGAACGATAGAGAAAAAATGATTCTTACTATGCGGTTTTTCCAAGGTAAAACACAAATGGAAGTAGCAGATGAAATTGGAATCTCGCAAGCACAAGTTTCAAGGCTCGAAAAAGCAGCAATCTCACAAATGAATAAAAATATTCAAAGCAGCTAA
- the sigE gene encoding RNA polymerase sporulation sigma factor SigE, with protein MFNKWRLKLTMYWYKLLFKLGLKSDEIYYIGGNEALPPPLSKEEEAILLEKLPSGDQAAKSLLIERNLRLVVYIARKFENTGINIEDLISIGTIGLIKAVNTFNPEKKIKLATYASRCIENEILMYLRRNNKTRSEVSFDEPLNVDWDGNELLLSDVLGTEDDIITRRIEANVDRKLLLKALFTLNDREKQIMELRFGLSGGEEKTQKDVADMLGISQSYISRLEKRIIKRLQKEFNKMV; from the coding sequence ATGTTCAATAAGTGGCGTCTTAAATTAACGATGTATTGGTATAAGTTATTATTTAAACTTGGACTAAAGTCTGATGAGATCTATTATATCGGTGGAAATGAAGCATTACCACCGCCGTTAAGCAAAGAAGAAGAAGCAATTTTGCTAGAAAAACTGCCTTCTGGGGACCAAGCAGCTAAATCACTATTAATTGAACGAAACCTTCGCCTTGTTGTTTACATCGCACGCAAATTTGAGAATACAGGAATAAACATAGAAGATTTAATCAGTATTGGAACAATCGGACTTATTAAAGCGGTTAATACGTTTAACCCAGAAAAAAAGATTAAACTTGCCACATATGCCTCAAGATGTATAGAGAATGAAATATTGATGTACTTGCGCAGAAATAATAAAACACGTTCTGAAGTATCTTTTGACGAACCATTAAATGTTGATTGGGATGGAAACGAACTTTTGCTCTCGGATGTTTTAGGTACAGAAGACGATATCATTACGCGGCGTATTGAAGCAAATGTTGATCGCAAGCTTTTATTAAAGGCACTGTTTACACTAAATGATCGGGAAAAACAGATTATGGAACTGCGCTTTGGTTTATCTGGCGGAGAAGAAAAAACGCAAAAAGATGTAGCAGATATGCTCGGAATATCTCAATCCTATATTTCCAGACTCGAAAAAAGAATTATTAAGAGGCTACAAAAAGAATTTAATAAGATGGTTTAG
- the spoIIGA gene encoding sigma-E processing peptidase SpoIIGA, with translation MTLYLDVIWFLNFCIDYVLISLTAYVLKRNASKTRILLASLLASCYVFLVIYPELMLFSQPVLKFLFSIVIMIVAFGFKRFKFLLKNIAMFYFVSFVTGGGIFALHYFMQSDAVIMNGVITTKSTGMGDPISWLFVAAGVPALMFFSKRRVDDITVEKMDSNSFVSVKISIGEVIITANGLIDTGNKLYDPISKMPVMILDMNIHGNSFPEIIQTAAQDVLSMDTGENEHPWLNRLRIVPYRAVGHQQFLACLKPDHIEIEKDGTSVVSPQSLIGLSWTELSSEGQFDAIVHPKMYLQHVQAS, from the coding sequence ATGACCCTATATTTGGACGTCATTTGGTTTCTTAATTTCTGCATTGATTATGTATTGATTTCTTTAACAGCGTATGTGCTTAAGCGCAATGCATCGAAAACAAGAATCCTTCTTGCTTCACTATTAGCCTCTTGTTATGTGTTTCTAGTGATCTACCCAGAACTTATGTTATTTTCTCAGCCGGTTTTAAAGTTTCTTTTCTCAATCGTGATCATGATTGTCGCATTCGGTTTTAAACGGTTTAAGTTTTTACTAAAGAATATTGCCATGTTTTATTTTGTTTCCTTTGTAACAGGCGGTGGGATTTTTGCTCTTCATTACTTTATGCAAAGTGATGCAGTGATTATGAATGGAGTTATTACAACAAAAAGCACAGGTATGGGTGATCCGATAAGCTGGCTATTTGTTGCTGCTGGTGTACCTGCTCTTATGTTTTTCTCTAAGAGAAGAGTAGATGACATTACTGTGGAAAAAATGGATTCCAACAGTTTTGTCTCTGTGAAGATCTCAATCGGAGAAGTCATTATAACTGCAAATGGACTTATTGATACCGGTAACAAATTATATGATCCTATTTCAAAAATGCCTGTAATGATACTTGATATGAATATTCATGGGAATTCATTCCCCGAAATTATCCAAACTGCGGCTCAGGATGTACTGTCAATGGACACCGGTGAAAACGAGCACCCTTGGCTCAACAGACTTAGAATCGTTCCATACCGGGCTGTGGGACATCAGCAATTTTTAGCTTGTCTAAAACCTGATCACATTGAAATTGAGAAAGATGGAACGTCGGTTGTTTCTCCGCAAAGTTTAATTGGATTAAGCTGGACTGAATTATCTAGTGAAGGTCAATTTGATGCGATTGTGCACCCAAAGATGTACCTGCAACATGTACAAGCGTCTTAG
- the ftsZ gene encoding cell division protein FtsZ, with protein MLEFDMNMDQLATIKVIGVGGGGSNAVNRMIEHGVQGVEFICVNTDAQALNLSKAPVKMQIGTKLTRGLGAGANPDIGKKAAEESREQIEEALSGADMVFVTAGMGGGTGTGAAPVVAEIAKDLGALTVGVVTRPFTFEGRKRSTQAVGGISVLKEKVDTLIVIPNDRLLEIVDKNTPMLEAFREADNVLRQGVQGISDLIAVPGLINLDFADVKTIMTERGSALMGIGVGTGENRAAEAAKKAISSPLLETSIDGAKGVLMNITGGANLSLYEVNEAADIVSSASDPEVNMIFGSVINEELKDEILVTVIATGFDETEKMVNNQQRAERPRMQQSPASSQSHSSQSQSQPQSQSQGQQREESQSESRSTSYSNADSDTLDIPTFLRNRSRNRRR; from the coding sequence ATGTTAGAGTTTGATATGAATATGGATCAATTGGCGACAATTAAAGTTATTGGTGTTGGCGGCGGCGGAAGCAACGCAGTTAACCGAATGATCGAGCATGGTGTACAAGGTGTAGAATTTATTTGTGTTAACACAGATGCTCAAGCACTAAATCTTTCAAAAGCACCTGTAAAAATGCAAATCGGAACAAAACTAACTCGAGGATTAGGCGCAGGCGCAAATCCTGATATCGGAAAGAAAGCTGCAGAAGAAAGCCGTGAGCAGATTGAAGAAGCACTTAGCGGTGCTGACATGGTTTTCGTTACTGCTGGAATGGGCGGCGGTACTGGAACAGGTGCAGCTCCTGTAGTAGCTGAGATTGCTAAAGATCTTGGAGCTCTTACAGTTGGTGTTGTTACTAGACCATTTACATTTGAAGGACGTAAACGTTCTACTCAAGCTGTTGGCGGAATCTCTGTTCTAAAAGAAAAAGTAGATACCCTTATCGTCATTCCAAATGATCGTTTGCTTGAAATCGTTGACAAAAATACGCCAATGTTAGAAGCTTTCCGTGAAGCAGATAACGTTCTTCGCCAAGGTGTACAAGGTATCTCAGATTTGATCGCTGTACCTGGATTAATCAACCTTGACTTTGCAGACGTAAAAACGATCATGACTGAACGTGGATCTGCACTTATGGGTATTGGGGTAGGTACAGGTGAAAACCGTGCCGCTGAAGCAGCTAAAAAAGCGATTTCATCTCCGCTTCTTGAAACTTCTATTGATGGAGCAAAAGGTGTATTGATGAATATTACTGGTGGAGCTAACTTGAGTCTTTATGAAGTTAACGAAGCAGCTGATATTGTTTCTTCTGCATCAGACCCTGAAGTAAACATGATCTTCGGTTCCGTAATTAATGAAGAGCTAAAAGATGAGATTTTAGTAACGGTAATTGCAACTGGTTTTGATGAAACCGAAAAAATGGTGAACAACCAACAGAGAGCTGAGCGTCCAAGAATGCAGCAATCTCCTGCATCTAGCCAATCTCACTCTTCACAAAGCCAATCACAGCCACAGAGCCAGTCTCAAGGGCAACAGCGTGAAGAGAGTCAGTCCGAATCAAGAAGCACTTCTTATTCAAACGCTGATTCAGATACGTTGGATATTCCAACATTCCTGCGTAACCGCAGCCGTAACAGAAGAAGATAA
- the ftsA gene encoding cell division protein FtsA yields MNSNEIYVSLDIGTSNIKVIIGEMTSESFNVIGVGHAKSAGIRKGSIVDIDETVRSIRKAVEQAERMLGIPINAVIVGVKGNHIQLQPCHGVVAVSREDREIGDDDIARVIEAAQVMSVPPEREIIDVIPRQFIVDGTDEIIDPRGMLGVRLEMEGTVITGSKTILHNLLRCVERAGLTVADICLEPLATSSIALSRDEMELGVALIDIGGGSTTLSVFDQGTMQLTSVLPIGGDFITKDISIGLRTSAEDAEKIKLKHGHSFVDYASKDETFTVSQIGSSQDQEISQYELSLIIEARMAEIFEMIDDELHQRGYSELPGGFVITGGVAAIPGVLELAQDIFQQNVRVSLPDYIGVREPKFTAGVGLIQFTHKNIKVQGKEVASALAENAGEPLPKKKQQSSQKPAQEKQPGGMKSKVKDWFGLFFE; encoded by the coding sequence ATGAACAGCAATGAAATTTATGTAAGTTTAGACATCGGTACATCCAATATTAAAGTGATCATTGGAGAAATGACCAGTGAATCCTTTAATGTTATTGGTGTTGGCCATGCAAAATCAGCTGGAATCAGAAAAGGTTCCATTGTAGATATTGATGAAACTGTTCGTTCCATAAGAAAGGCCGTTGAGCAGGCAGAAAGAATGTTAGGTATTCCAATTAATGCTGTAATAGTAGGTGTGAAAGGAAACCATATTCAACTTCAGCCTTGTCATGGTGTAGTAGCAGTATCAAGAGAAGACCGTGAAATTGGTGATGATGATATTGCTAGAGTAATAGAGGCAGCTCAGGTAATGTCTGTGCCTCCTGAAAGAGAAATTATAGATGTGATTCCTCGACAGTTCATTGTTGATGGAACAGATGAGATTATTGATCCGAGAGGCATGCTGGGTGTGCGCCTTGAGATGGAAGGAACGGTTATTACTGGTTCCAAGACAATCTTACATAATTTATTGCGTTGCGTAGAGCGAGCAGGACTTACAGTGGCGGATATTTGTTTAGAGCCATTGGCTACATCATCTATTGCACTTTCACGAGATGAGATGGAACTTGGCGTGGCATTGATTGATATTGGCGGGGGTTCAACAACGCTTTCCGTTTTTGACCAAGGTACAATGCAGCTTACATCTGTTCTTCCAATCGGCGGAGACTTTATCACAAAAGACATTTCTATTGGATTAAGGACTTCGGCTGAGGATGCAGAGAAAATTAAACTAAAACATGGACATTCATTTGTGGATTATGCATCAAAAGATGAGACATTTACCGTTTCACAAATTGGATCTTCACAAGACCAGGAAATCTCTCAATATGAACTTTCTTTAATTATTGAGGCCCGCATGGCTGAAATATTTGAGATGATCGACGATGAATTGCATCAGCGCGGATATTCCGAATTGCCAGGCGGTTTTGTTATAACAGGTGGGGTTGCTGCTATCCCAGGAGTGCTCGAACTCGCTCAAGATATTTTTCAGCAAAATGTAAGAGTTTCATTGCCGGATTATATCGGAGTTAGAGAACCGAAATTTACAGCTGGAGTTGGATTGATTCAATTCACTCACAAAAATATTAAAGTTCAAGGTAAAGAAGTTGCTTCTGCATTAGCTGAAAATGCTGGGGAACCTTTACCAAAGAAGAAACAACAATCCAGCCAAAAGCCGGCTCAAGAAAAACAGCCTGGTGGCATGAAATCAAAAGTCAAAGACTGGTTTGGTTTATTTTTCGAATAA
- a CDS encoding small basic family protein: protein MWLPVLGLLLGLLLGFMSDIRVPPEYSNYLSIAVLAALDTLFGGIRAHLQGSFEDKVFITGFFFNILLAAGLAYLGVHLGIDLYLAAIFAFGVRLFNNIAVIRRLIISKWSDSRKKA from the coding sequence ATGTGGTTACCGGTACTTGGACTATTGTTAGGCCTTCTATTGGGTTTCATGTCTGATATCCGGGTCCCTCCTGAATACTCAAACTATTTATCAATAGCTGTTTTGGCTGCATTAGATACACTATTTGGAGGTATACGTGCACACCTGCAAGGCAGTTTTGAAGATAAAGTGTTCATTACAGGTTTTTTCTTTAATATTTTACTGGCTGCCGGGCTCGCGTATTTAGGAGTACATCTCGGTATTGACCTGTATTTAGCTGCAATTTTTGCGTTTGGTGTAAGGTTGTTTAATAATATTGCTGTTATTCGGCGATTAATTATTTCAAAATGGTCAGATTCACGCAAAAAGGCCTAA
- a CDS encoding DUF881 domain-containing protein: MKERQFMFATIALIIGGMLAIQFETTNNPVVRDTRDLWDLRADLEKEKQRQQELNEELERYSELLDQYQGEGKDEKIQAMENAMTDLKKQAGLTTVSGQGIVITIEPFNNELIGVDRPLPKIDPDMLRRLVNELNRYDAKEISIDGQRIVSKTPIREVNGNIYINNEPVSSFPIEIKVLAKDNEKLHQKIIASPAVEEFIRENFLVESSPAAKVILPAFDKSMKVKFMKPAKEET, from the coding sequence TTGAAAGAAAGACAATTCATGTTCGCAACTATTGCCCTCATTATCGGTGGAATGCTGGCGATCCAATTTGAGACCACAAACAACCCTGTCGTTCGAGACACAAGAGATCTATGGGATTTAAGAGCTGATTTGGAAAAAGAAAAACAGCGTCAGCAGGAGCTTAATGAGGAACTTGAACGTTATAGTGAACTTTTAGATCAGTATCAAGGTGAAGGTAAGGATGAAAAAATCCAGGCAATGGAAAATGCAATGACAGATTTAAAAAAACAGGCTGGATTAACGACAGTTAGCGGACAAGGAATCGTAATAACGATCGAACCTTTTAATAACGAGCTAATTGGAGTAGATCGCCCTCTGCCGAAAATTGATCCTGATATGCTGAGAAGACTTGTTAATGAATTAAATAGATATGATGCGAAAGAAATCAGTATAGATGGGCAGCGTATCGTATCGAAAACACCGATCCGGGAAGTAAATGGAAACATTTATATAAACAATGAGCCTGTTTCTTCATTTCCTATCGAAATCAAAGTGCTGGCAAAAGACAATGAAAAACTTCATCAAAAAATCATTGCATCACCTGCTGTAGAAGAGTTTATACGAGAAAATTTTCTTGTGGAATCGTCTCCAGCAGCAAAAGTAATTCTGCCAGCTTTTGATAAAAGTATGAAAGTGAAGTTTATGAAACCGGCAAAGGAGGAAACTTAA
- a CDS encoding DUF881 domain-containing protein, protein MSKISGKHLFLSLILLVTGFILSFSYQRAQIEKQNVVQNNEWKKEDSLRSQILSLQKTNRELAVELKGLQQDVQKKESKLANQEEISSKLVEDLKELRMVVGNVKVKGEGVEVTLQDSSYIPEGANPNDYIVHEEHIRSVIDELHVSGAEAIAINGQRISHDTYIACIGPVVSVDGNQYPAPFVITAIGNSSTLEKSLNLYLVDKIVNDGVEVRVEQEGAIEMEPFITEEG, encoded by the coding sequence ATGAGCAAAATTAGTGGGAAGCATCTTTTCCTGTCTTTAATCCTTCTAGTTACCGGGTTCATATTATCCTTCTCCTATCAAAGAGCACAGATTGAAAAACAAAACGTTGTTCAAAACAATGAATGGAAAAAAGAAGATTCATTGCGCAGCCAGATTCTTAGTCTACAAAAAACAAATCGTGAATTAGCAGTTGAACTTAAAGGACTGCAGCAGGATGTTCAGAAAAAAGAAAGCAAACTGGCTAATCAAGAGGAGATATCTTCTAAACTAGTTGAAGATTTAAAAGAGCTCAGAATGGTAGTTGGAAACGTGAAAGTGAAAGGGGAGGGAGTAGAAGTTACTCTCCAAGACTCCTCTTATATCCCGGAAGGGGCGAATCCTAATGATTATATCGTCCATGAAGAACATATAAGGAGTGTTATTGACGAACTGCACGTATCAGGTGCAGAAGCGATTGCGATAAACGGCCAGAGAATTTCTCATGACACCTATATTGCGTGTATCGGACCCGTTGTATCTGTTGATGGAAACCAATATCCTGCACCATTTGTCATTACCGCTATCGGTAATTCTTCGACTTTGGAAAAATCTTTAAATCTATATTTAGTCGATAAAATTGTCAATGATGGTGTAGAAGTTAGGGTGGAACAAGAGGGCGCGATTGAGATGGAGCCATTTATTACAGAAGAGGGATGA
- a CDS encoding cell division protein FtsQ/DivIB, with protein MDKVKVVKIEDRIPKLKEHRKQKANRRLIFYLSFFFLLLMVVVYFQSDLSHVKKITVTGNYFVTDKEILKKSKVSTKTKYLNVSGDDIAKKLEGIEEISSVSIEKKFFNHVVIKVSEFQRVGYFRKEDTYYPMLQNGKMLEPLKKSERPVNAPIIVSWEDPEQLETMAQELQKLPEGIIHRISEITHTPASNNSNQLTLFMTDGNKVVTSISKFSERLSAYPSLVDELKPDEKGTFYLGISTRFESYNRAVTEESNEQN; from the coding sequence ATGGACAAGGTAAAGGTTGTCAAAATTGAGGACCGAATTCCGAAGCTGAAAGAACACCGTAAACAAAAAGCAAATCGCCGTCTTATATTTTACTTGTCCTTTTTCTTCCTGTTATTGATGGTCGTTGTTTATTTTCAATCTGATCTAAGTCATGTGAAAAAAATTACGGTCACAGGCAACTATTTTGTAACTGATAAAGAAATTTTGAAAAAAAGTAAGGTCTCTACAAAAACAAAATACTTAAATGTTTCAGGAGACGACATCGCTAAAAAGTTAGAAGGCATCGAAGAGATCAGTTCAGTTTCCATTGAAAAAAAGTTTTTTAACCATGTAGTAATCAAGGTTAGCGAATTTCAGCGGGTTGGTTATTTTAGAAAAGAAGATACATATTATCCGATGCTTCAAAATGGTAAGATGTTAGAACCTCTTAAAAAGAGTGAGAGACCTGTTAACGCACCGATTATCGTGAGCTGGGAAGATCCTGAACAGCTTGAAACGATGGCGCAGGAACTCCAAAAGCTTCCTGAGGGAATCATTCATCGAATATCCGAAATAACGCATACACCCGCATCAAATAATTCAAATCAACTAACATTGTTTATGACAGATGGAAACAAAGTTGTTACCTCAATTTCGAAGTTCTCTGAAAGGCTTTCTGCATATCCATCTTTAGTGGATGAGCTGAAGCCTGATGAAAAAGGTACGTTTTATTTAGGAATCAGTACACGCTTTGAAAGTTACAACCGAGCAGTTACGGAGGAAAGTAATGAGCAAAATTAG
- the murB gene encoding UDP-N-acetylmuramate dehydrogenase: MYSQLAEVLKNEDLGTVLVNEPLKNHTTLKIGGPADLYFEPKDIESLKKALTYIKEANAPIRAIGRGSNLLVADGGIEGVVIKVGEGLNHLEKNDNKIKVGGGYSLITLATLMSREAFTGLEFAAGIPGSVGGAVFMNAGAHGSDMSRILEKALILFPDGELKWLSNEELRFSYRTSVLQETGGICVEAVLTLEKGEKETIMSELKKNKEYRKNTQPWNFPCCGSVFRNPLPNYAGQLIEKSGLKGTQIGGAQVSEMHANFIVNTGDAKAKDVLDLISFIQKTIKEKHDVELETEVEIIGRND; the protein is encoded by the coding sequence ATGTATAGCCAATTAGCGGAAGTATTAAAAAATGAAGATCTAGGAACAGTTCTTGTTAATGAACCATTAAAAAATCATACCACTTTAAAAATAGGGGGTCCTGCCGATCTTTATTTTGAGCCTAAAGACATTGAAAGTCTTAAAAAAGCTTTAACTTATATTAAAGAAGCTAATGCTCCAATTCGTGCGATTGGAAGAGGATCAAACCTTTTAGTAGCTGACGGAGGCATCGAAGGAGTTGTTATCAAAGTAGGGGAGGGGCTTAACCACCTTGAAAAAAATGATAATAAAATAAAGGTCGGTGGAGGGTACTCCTTGATTACTCTTGCAACTCTAATGTCTCGTGAAGCATTTACCGGTCTTGAATTCGCAGCAGGTATACCTGGATCAGTCGGCGGTGCCGTATTTATGAATGCAGGTGCACATGGATCAGATATGTCAAGAATTCTTGAAAAAGCTTTAATTCTATTTCCTGACGGTGAATTAAAATGGCTTTCAAATGAGGAGCTTCGTTTTTCTTATCGTACATCCGTACTTCAAGAAACAGGCGGAATTTGTGTCGAAGCCGTACTCACCTTAGAAAAAGGTGAAAAAGAAACGATTATGTCAGAGCTTAAAAAGAATAAAGAATACAGAAAAAACACTCAGCCTTGGAATTTTCCATGCTGCGGAAGTGTGTTCCGTAATCCTTTGCCGAACTATGCGGGTCAGCTAATTGAAAAATCAGGACTAAAAGGAACACAAATTGGTGGAGCTCAAGTATCTGAGATGCATGCAAATTTCATCGTAAATACAGGAGATGCCAAAGCGAAAGACGTACTAGATCTAATTAGCTTTATTCAAAAAACAATAAAAGAAAAGCACGATGTTGAACTTGAAACAGAGGTTGAAATCATCGGCCGAAATGATTAG
- the spoVE gene encoding stage V sporulation protein E → MIVVTLLLLSIGIIMVYSASADLGLYKFDDAFFFAKRQLLFAGVGIAAMFFIMNINYMTWRVWSKILLIICFVLLIAVLIPGVGMVRGGARSWIGVGAFSIQPSEFMKLAMITFLAKYLSEHQKKITSLKQGLLPTLGLVMVAFAMIMLQPDLGTGAVMVGTSIVMVFVAGARISHFVGMGLIGLIGLAGLIISAPYRIKRITSFLDPWSDPLGSGFQIIQSLYSLGPGGLLGLGLGQSRQKFGYLPEPQTDFIFAILSEELGFIGAVFVLILFSLLLWRGIRIALGAPDLFGSFLAIGIIGMVAIQVMINIGVVTGLMPVTGITLPFLSYGGSSLTLMLASIGVILNISRYSRY, encoded by the coding sequence ATGATTGTGGTCACGCTATTGCTGTTATCCATTGGAATCATAATGGTTTATAGCGCGAGTGCGGATTTAGGTCTATACAAATTTGATGATGCTTTCTTTTTTGCTAAACGGCAGTTGTTGTTTGCCGGTGTAGGGATTGCAGCAATGTTTTTTATTATGAATATCAACTATATGACATGGAGAGTCTGGTCTAAGATTCTATTAATCATTTGTTTCGTATTGTTGATCGCAGTCCTCATTCCAGGTGTAGGAATGGTGCGTGGTGGTGCAAGAAGCTGGATAGGTGTGGGAGCTTTCTCCATACAGCCTTCCGAATTTATGAAACTGGCCATGATTACTTTTTTAGCTAAATATTTATCAGAGCACCAAAAAAAGATCACATCTCTAAAACAAGGCTTGTTGCCTACACTAGGATTGGTGATGGTAGCTTTTGCTATGATCATGCTGCAGCCTGACTTGGGTACAGGGGCGGTTATGGTTGGAACAAGTATAGTTATGGTGTTTGTGGCTGGTGCGCGCATCTCTCATTTTGTAGGTATGGGTTTGATCGGTCTTATAGGGCTTGCCGGATTAATCATATCAGCTCCTTATCGGATTAAGAGGATTACTTCATTCCTTGATCCTTGGAGCGATCCTTTAGGAAGCGGCTTTCAGATTATCCAGTCTTTATATTCCCTTGGACCTGGCGGGCTGCTCGGTTTAGGCTTAGGTCAGAGCAGACAGAAGTTTGGGTATCTTCCTGAGCCTCAAACGGATTTTATTTTTGCCATACTTTCTGAGGAACTTGGATTTATCGGTGCTGTCTTTGTTCTAATTCTGTTCAGTCTGCTGCTATGGCGTGGAATAAGAATTGCATTAGGAGCTCCAGATCTATTCGGCAGTTTTTTAGCGATTGGAATCATTGGAATGGTAGCCATTCAAGTTATGATTAACATCGGAGTAGTCACAGGATTAATGCCAGTAACAGGAATAACATTACCATTTTTAAGTTATGGAGGTTCATCGCTAACATTGATGCTTGCATCTATCGGAGTAATCCTCAATATTAGCCGCTATTCAAGGTATTAA